The genomic segment TGATACCATCATGTGCATATCAAAAAGCGGTGAAACTCCGGAGATAAAAGTTCTTGTGCCTCTTCTCAGAAGCCGGAAGAACATCCTGATTGCCATGGTTGGGAATATCAACTCTTATCTGGCCCGGCAGGCGGATTTTGTGATCGACACAACTGTTGAAACGGAGGCCTGTCCGAATAATCTTGCGCCTACTTCCAGTACGACTGCACAACTCGTTATGGGTGATGCTCTTGCTGTGTGCTTGTTGAAAATGCGGGGATTCACCGAAAAAGATTTTGCACGTTTCCATCCTGGGGGATCCCTTGGGAAAAGATTGTATATGAAGGTTTCAGATCTTTATATCCGGAATGAAGCTCCGAAAGTAGATATCGAAGCTGATCTTCGAACGGTTATTGTTGAGATATCTTCAAAACGACTGGGCGCCAGTATTGTAACCGAAAATGGTAAGCTCGCCGGAATTATTACCGATGGAGACCTGCGCCGCTTGCTTATGAAAACTACCCGGCTCGATGATGTCCGGGCCAGGGATATCATGTCCTATAACCCAAAAGTAATAGATGCCGAAAGCCTCGTTGTCCATGCCCTCGATATTATGCGGCAAAACAACATTACGCAGCTGGCTGTAATGGATAATGATGAATATGTCGGCGTTATCCATCTTCACGATATTATTAAAGAAGGTATTATTTAATCAGATCTTTGATGGGAAATCTCCTTAACGAATTCAATGCCTACCGGGAAAAAATGAATAAAAAAATCCTGGAAGCTCCTAATAATAA from the Bacteroidota bacterium genome contains:
- a CDS encoding KpsF/GutQ family sugar-phosphate isomerase, whose protein sequence is MKNLETIKNTALDTIEKEINAIKGLRNSINDDFVHCAEHLFRSKGRVIITGIGKSAIIGNKIVSTLNSTGTPSIFMHAADAIHGDLGIIMEDDTIMCISKSGETPEIKVLVPLLRSRKNILIAMVGNINSYLARQADFVIDTTVETEACPNNLAPTSSTTAQLVMGDALAVCLLKMRGFTEKDFARFHPGGSLGKRLYMKVSDLYIRNEAPKVDIEADLRTVIVEISSKRLGASIVTENGKLAGIITDGDLRRLLMKTTRLDDVRARDIMSYNPKVIDAESLVVHALDIMRQNNITQLAVMDNDEYVGVIHLHDIIKEGII